The nucleotide sequence ACGCCCCAGATGGGGATCCCGGGCGAAGTCGGTGGAGCTCGCCTGGTCCATTTCCTTAATATCGGCTCCCGCGGCGAAAGCCTTGGCGCTCCCGGCCAGGACCAGGCAACGGATGGCGGGGGTTCTCTCCAAATCTTCCACGGCCTCGACCAGGCTCTCCATCACCGAATGGTTCAAGGCGTTCAAGGCCTCGGGGCGGTTGAAAGCGAGAACGGCCACGGGGCCGAACATCTCGACCAGCAGGTGCTTGACGCTCAATTGAGGTCTATCCATACGCTCTTGATCTGGGTGTAGAGGTCTATGGCGTACTGGCTTTTCTCACGGCCGTACCCGCTTTGCTTGACGCCGCCCCAGGGTGCTGCCGCGTCCACGAAATGGTAGCAGTTGACCCAGACCGTGCCAGCCTTCAGGGACTGGGCCAGGCGATGGGCTTTTTTCACGTCCTTGGTCCAGACCCCGGCCACGAGGCCGTAGCTCGTGTTATTGGCCCTTTGGACCGCCTCCTCGGCCCCTTCGAAGGGGATCACGGTGACGACGGGCCCGAAGATTTCCTCTTGGTATATCTTCATCTGATCGCTGACGCCCGAAAACACCGCGGGCTTGACGAAATAGCCCTTGCCCGGAACCGAGTCCCCGCCGCACAGGAGCTTGGCCCCTTCCTTTTGGCCGGACTCGATGTAGCCGAGGACCCGGGCCTTCTGCTCCTGAGAAACCAAAGGGCCCATCTGGGTCTTGGGGTCGATCCCCGGGCCTTGGCGCACGGTCTTGGCCCGCTCAACCAAGGCCGCGAGCATGGGCTCGTATTGGGACTTCTCGACGAAGACCCGGGAGCCCGCCGAGCAGCACTGGCCCTGGTTGTAGAAAATGCCCATGAACAGACCCTTGGCCGCGGCCTCCAGGTCGGCGTCGGCAAAAACGATGTTGGGGGATTTCCCGCCCAACTCGAGGGAGAGCTTCTTCAAGTTCCCGGCCGAGGCCTTGACGATCTCCCGGCCCACCTCGGTCGAGCCCGTGAACGTGACCTTGTCCACATCGGGGTGCGCGGCTAAAGCCGCCCCGGCCGTGGGCCCGAAGCCCGGCACGATGTTGACGACACCCGGCGGCAGCCCCGCCTCGAGCAGGAGCTCTCCGAGCCTCAGGGCCGAGAGGGGGGTTTGCTCGGCG is from Elusimicrobiota bacterium and encodes:
- a CDS encoding aldehyde dehydrogenase family protein, which codes for MEFLSKKTHKLLIDGQWVEAASGRAFETLNPATGEVLGRVSEGGSADVDAAVKAARKALEGPWSKMTPAEREKLLHRAADLVEKNAEDLAQLETLDNGKPVRESKNGDIPLSVSLLRYFGGWPTKMHGETIPVSVPYFPGARFFHYTTREPVGVVGAIIPWNFPLLMAVERLAPALACGNAVVLKPAEQTPLSALRLGELLLEAGLPPGVVNIVPGFGPTAGAALAAHPDVDKVTFTGSTEVGREIVKASAGNLKKLSLELGGKSPNIVFADADLEAAAKGLFMGIFYNQGQCCSAGSRVFVEKSQYEPMLAALVERAKTVRQGPGIDPKTQMGPLVSQEQKARVLGYIESGQKEGAKLLCGGDSVPGKGYFVKPAVFSGVSDQMKIYQEEIFGPVVTVIPFEGAEEAVQRANNTSYGLVAGVWTKDVKKAHRLAQSLKAGTVWVNCYHFVDAAAPWGGVKQSGYGREKSQYAIDLYTQIKSVWIDLN